In Zalophus californianus isolate mZalCal1 chromosome 17, mZalCal1.pri.v2, whole genome shotgun sequence, one DNA window encodes the following:
- the TRAPPC2L gene encoding trafficking protein particle complex subunit 2-like protein isoform X1: MAVCVAVIAKENYPLYIRSIPTENELKFHYMVHTSLDVVDEKISAMGKALVDQRELYLGLLYPTEDYKVYGYVTNSKVKFVMVVDSSNTALRDNEIRSMFRKLHNSYTDVMCNPFYNPGDRIQSRAFDSMVTSMMIQVLSRAPCCRAGEALWA; the protein is encoded by the exons ATGGCGGTGTGCGTGGCGGTGATCGCGAAGGAG AATTACCCTCTTTACATCCGCAGCATCCCCACCGAGAATGAGCTGAAGTTCCACTACATGGTGCATACGTCCCTGGACGTGGTGGACGAGAAGATCTCTGCCATGGGGAAGGCCTTGGTGGACCAGAGGGAGCTCTACCTGGGCCTGCTGTACCCCACAGAGGACTACAAGGT GTATGGCTACGTGACCAACTCCAAGGTGAAGTTTGTCATGGTGGTGGATTCCTCCAACACAGCGCTTCGAGACAATGAGATCCGCAGT ATGTTCCGGAAGCTGCACAATTCCTACACGGATGTGATGTGCAATCCCTTCTACAACCCCGGGGACCGCATTCAGTCCAG GGCCTTCGATAGCATGGTGACGTCCATGATGATCCAGGTGCTGAGCCGAGCTCCCTGCTGCCGTGCTGGAGAGGCCCTGTGGGCATAA
- the TRAPPC2L gene encoding trafficking protein particle complex subunit 2-like protein isoform X2 gives MVHTSLDVVDEKISAMGKALVDQRELYLGLLYPTEDYKVYGYVTNSKVKFVMVVDSSNTALRDNEIRSMFRKLHNSYTDVMCNPFYNPGDRIQSRAFDSMVTSMMIQVLSRAPCCRAGEALWA, from the exons ATGGTGCATACGTCCCTGGACGTGGTGGACGAGAAGATCTCTGCCATGGGGAAGGCCTTGGTGGACCAGAGGGAGCTCTACCTGGGCCTGCTGTACCCCACAGAGGACTACAAGGT GTATGGCTACGTGACCAACTCCAAGGTGAAGTTTGTCATGGTGGTGGATTCCTCCAACACAGCGCTTCGAGACAATGAGATCCGCAGT ATGTTCCGGAAGCTGCACAATTCCTACACGGATGTGATGTGCAATCCCTTCTACAACCCCGGGGACCGCATTCAGTCCAG GGCCTTCGATAGCATGGTGACGTCCATGATGATCCAGGTGCTGAGCCGAGCTCCCTGCTGCCGTGCTGGAGAGGCCCTGTGGGCATAA